In one Umezawaea sp. Da 62-37 genomic region, the following are encoded:
- a CDS encoding dolichyl-phosphate-mannose--protein mannosyltransferase, which yields MSLLAPQSPDDVVDVGDVPPTSRPEGADREERAAALMPRVPSNRWRGWVMTLSVALVGGLVRFWNLGFPTDKGTPIFDEKHYVPQAAQVVRNGGYEDNPGYELVVHPPLAKQLIGLGEWMFGYDGFGWRFASAVAGTVSILLIIRIARRLTGSDLLGAIAGVLLICDGVSHVQSRMGMLDIFLAVFVVIAFGCLLVDRDQMRTRLAEAVREGWIDNSPYGPWLGFRWWRFGAGVATGLACGVKWSGLWYVAAFGVLSVVWSALARRQAGVRSPWLGTIVRDLLPSLVALLIIPILVYLGTWWAWFASETGIDRHVAGVKIGKESFVPEALRALWYYSGNVLDFHSHLVTSDKNRHPWESKPWTWPMGLRPMLYYFEGSVQGCGQASCVGAIMLIGTPAMWWLAFPAIGWALWRSIARLDWRYAGVLVAYMAGLLPWFLNLDRQMYFFYVTPMAPFLVLLITLALGHVLGPVVAGKERRGTGMLAVALYVGLVVANFVWLWPILNGDPITPEMWEAQRWLPSWS from the coding sequence GTGAGCCTCCTCGCCCCGCAGTCACCAGACGACGTGGTCGACGTCGGAGACGTCCCGCCGACGTCGCGTCCGGAAGGCGCCGACCGCGAGGAGCGGGCCGCGGCGCTGATGCCGCGCGTGCCGTCGAACCGGTGGCGCGGCTGGGTGATGACCCTGTCCGTCGCGCTCGTCGGCGGCCTCGTCCGGTTCTGGAACCTCGGGTTCCCGACCGACAAGGGCACGCCGATCTTCGACGAGAAGCACTACGTGCCGCAGGCGGCGCAGGTGGTGCGCAACGGCGGTTACGAGGACAACCCCGGCTACGAACTCGTCGTGCACCCGCCGCTGGCCAAGCAGCTCATCGGGCTGGGCGAGTGGATGTTCGGCTACGACGGGTTCGGCTGGCGGTTCGCCTCGGCGGTCGCGGGCACGGTCAGCATCCTGCTGATCATCCGGATCGCCCGGCGGCTGACGGGGTCCGACCTGCTCGGCGCGATCGCCGGTGTGCTGCTGATCTGCGACGGCGTCTCGCACGTCCAGTCGCGGATGGGGATGCTCGACATCTTCCTGGCCGTGTTCGTGGTGATCGCGTTCGGCTGCCTGCTGGTGGACCGCGACCAGATGCGGACCAGGCTCGCGGAGGCCGTGCGCGAGGGGTGGATCGACAACTCGCCCTACGGGCCGTGGCTCGGGTTCCGCTGGTGGCGGTTCGGCGCGGGCGTCGCGACCGGGCTCGCGTGCGGCGTGAAGTGGTCCGGCCTCTGGTACGTGGCCGCGTTCGGCGTGCTGTCGGTGGTGTGGAGCGCGCTGGCCCGGCGGCAGGCGGGGGTGCGCAGCCCGTGGCTCGGCACGATCGTGCGGGACCTGCTGCCGTCGCTGGTGGCGCTGCTGATCATCCCGATCCTGGTCTACCTCGGCACGTGGTGGGCGTGGTTCGCCAGCGAGACCGGCATCGACCGGCACGTGGCGGGCGTGAAGATCGGCAAGGAGTCGTTCGTGCCGGAGGCGCTGCGGGCGCTCTGGTACTACAGCGGCAACGTGCTCGACTTCCACAGCCACCTGGTGACCTCGGACAAGAACCGGCACCCGTGGGAGTCCAAGCCGTGGACGTGGCCGATGGGGCTGCGGCCGATGCTCTACTACTTCGAGGGCTCGGTGCAGGGCTGCGGGCAGGCCAGTTGCGTCGGCGCGATCATGCTGATCGGCACGCCCGCGATGTGGTGGCTGGCGTTCCCGGCGATCGGGTGGGCGCTGTGGCGGTCCATCGCGCGCCTGGACTGGCGGTACGCGGGCGTCCTGGTGGCGTACATGGCCGGGCTGCTGCCGTGGTTCCTGAACCTGGACCGGCAGATGTACTTCTTCTACGTGACGCCGATGGCACCGTTCCTGGTCCTGCTGATCACCCTGGCGCTCGGGCACGTGCTCGGGCCCGTGGTGGCGGGCAAGGAGAGGCGGGGCACCGGGATGCTCGCCGTGGCCCTGTACGTGGGGCTGGTGGTGGCGAACTTCGTGTGGCTGTGGCCGATCCTGAACGGCGACCCGATCACGCCGGAGATGTGGGAAGCGCAGCGCTGGCTGCCGTCCTGGAGCTGA
- the rsmI gene encoding 16S rRNA (cytidine(1402)-2'-O)-methyltransferase: protein MSPVSGSGRLVLAATPLGDVRDASPRLVEALGTADVVAAEDTRRLHWLTSALNVKPTGRVVSFYDQVEVSRLPGLVEAMRAGSTVLLVTDAGMPSVSDPGYSLVAACVAEDLPVTCLPGPSAVTTALAVSGLPCDRFCFDGFPPRKQGERRKWFAALKTEQRTVVFFESPHRIADTLADAAFVLGADRAAAVCRELTKTYEEVKRGGLGELAEWAVDGVRGEITVVLAGAEPPEAPTDLASLVAEVRQRVADGERMKSAAAEVAEAAGVSKKALYDAAVSAR, encoded by the coding sequence GTGAGTCCCGTATCTGGATCAGGCCGTTTGGTTCTGGCAGCCACCCCGCTCGGTGATGTCCGCGACGCTTCCCCGAGGCTCGTGGAGGCGTTGGGGACCGCGGACGTCGTGGCGGCCGAGGACACCCGCAGGCTGCACTGGCTGACGTCCGCGCTGAACGTGAAGCCCACCGGCCGGGTGGTCAGCTTCTACGACCAGGTCGAGGTGAGCAGGCTCCCCGGCCTGGTGGAGGCGATGCGCGCGGGGTCGACGGTGCTGCTGGTGACCGACGCGGGCATGCCCAGCGTGTCCGATCCCGGCTACTCGCTGGTGGCCGCGTGCGTGGCCGAGGACCTGCCCGTCACGTGCCTGCCCGGCCCGTCGGCGGTGACGACGGCGCTGGCGGTGTCGGGGCTGCCGTGCGACCGGTTCTGCTTCGACGGGTTCCCGCCGCGCAAGCAGGGGGAGCGGCGCAAGTGGTTCGCGGCGCTCAAGACCGAGCAGCGGACCGTCGTGTTCTTCGAGTCGCCGCACCGGATCGCGGACACGCTGGCCGACGCCGCGTTCGTGCTGGGCGCCGACCGGGCGGCCGCGGTGTGCCGCGAGCTGACCAAGACCTACGAGGAGGTCAAGCGCGGCGGCCTCGGGGAACTCGCCGAATGGGCCGTCGACGGCGTGCGCGGCGAGATCACCGTCGTGCTGGCCGGCGCCGAACCCCCCGAGGCGCCGACGGACCTGGCGTCGCTGGTCGCCGAGGTGCGCCAGCGGGTCGCCGACGGGGAACGGATGAAGTCCGCCGCCGCCGAGGTCGCCGAGGCCGCGGGCGTGAGCAAGAAG